GCATCTTCAAGTCCGAGGTCAAGGGCATGCAGGACGACGACGCGACCGAGGAGAAGGACAAGGACGCCAAGCCCGCCGAGTCGCCGCAGCAGCTGTCGGAGACCAAGCCCGGGGACGAGTGGCGTCCGGGGCAGTCGTCGGAGTCGGGTCAGACGCAGCGCGCCGCCGAGCAGCGTTAGGTAGGCGGCGGACCCGGTGGCCTCTCCACTCGTCCGCCTGCTCGGGGTGTTCCGCTCGCCGCGTTCGGGCGATCCCGAGGGGCGCATGACGCTCGGCGAGCATCTGCGTGAGCTGCGCAACCGGCTTGCGATCGCGCTGCTTGCGATCCTCGTGCTGACGATCGTGGCGTGGTTCCTCTACAAGCCGATCTTCGGGTTCCTGACCGGGCCGTTCTGTGAGATGTCCGGGGACGCTCAGGTGCAGCCGCCGCCGGCGGGGGCGATCGAGGACGTGGGTGGCACTCCCGGCTGTCCGCTGTACTTCACGAGCATCTTCCAG
Above is a window of Streptosporangiales bacterium DNA encoding:
- the tatA gene encoding twin-arginine translocase TatA/TatE family subunit; the protein is MPNIGAPELIIIAVALVVLFGATKLPTFARSVGRSMRIFKSEVKGMQDDDATEEKDKDAKPAESPQQLSETKPGDEWRPGQSSESGQTQRAAEQR